In Pyrus communis chromosome 11, drPyrComm1.1, whole genome shotgun sequence, the sequence TAGGTAAAAAATGCTTATGACATGGTTTGACAGGAAAAAAGTTAGAAAGTgtgattattaaaaaaaatcgatTAACTGGTTTGGAACTACTTTGGAAGGGCTAAAAGATCTTTATATGCAAATCTAAAATTTTCTGACTACGTTTGGGAGAAACAGTTCAAATTACTTGTGGACCATAAAAGCTCTTTGAAGAAGCATTATATGCTtcttagaattcactttcaAGTGCATTCTCAGGAGGCaactatatttttaataaaaactacAAACGTACATGTTTCTAACTCCCTCACTAAGTGCTTCATATAGGAGCAGTCTCGGACAAGCTAGTGCTCTTAGATAACAAAAAACAACACATCAATTGGCATAAAAAAGTTAGTGTTTTCAAattaatgtttaattaatatCCTTCAATTGATTTTGTGAGGGATGCAGTTACTCTACCATCGCTTGGGGAGCCTCTGTGGACAAGGGTGTGGTAGACAATGTCGCATATGGGTACAAAGCCACGTCTGCATCAGGAACTGTGCTCAATTTCTTCACTTCCTTGGGTCACGTGGCTTTTGCTTATGCTGGTCACAATGTTGTTCTGGAAATCCAAGCAACAATTCCATCTACACCTGAGAAGCCATCCAAGGGACCCATGTGGAGAGGAGTCATCGTCGCCTACATTGTTGTCGCCTTGTGCTACTTCCCGGTTGCTCTGGTCGGATTCTACGTGTTTGGCAATACAGTTGAGGATAACATCCTCATTTCACTTGAAAAACCTGCCTGGCTCATTGCAGTGGCCAACATGTTTGTTGTCATCCATGTCATCGGAAGCTATCAGATTTACGCAATGCCGGTGTTTGACATGATCGAAGCTGTGTTGGTAAAGAAGTTGAATTTCGCACCTACTAGAACGCTTCGCTTCATTTCGCGTAATATATATGTCGGTAAGTACCCTTTTCCCTTTATTCCATCAAGTTATAACATGAGCTTAAATGCGCATGTTGTTATCTGAAGGTGGATAAATGAGTTCTAATTGACATTGTATTGCAGCATTCACCATGTTCATTGGCATTACCTTCCCTTTCTTCGGTGGTCTCCTTGGATTTTTCGGAGGATTTGCTTTCGCTCCAACAACTTACTTCGTAAGCCCACAGATTTTCTCCACACCTAATGCAAAGCATAGCGTAACATTACTTGCACATTTTGATTGAATCTTGTTATTATATGCAGCTCCCTTGTGTCATGTGGCTTGCCATTTACAAGCCAAGGAAGTTCAGCTTGTCTTGGTGGTGCAACTATGTATGTTCATTCGTACTCGTACTTCGTTGTCCATAAGTTtacattttctttaatttatattagttaacctaataattattttacttCATTTTCAGACCTGTATCTTTTTGGGTGTTCTTTTGATGGTTCTATCACCTATCGGAGGATTGAGATCGATCATCATGCAAGCCAAGACCTACAAATTTTACTCTTAAGTCCTTCACCATCCTTCCCGGCCCAAAAAAGGATAGTAGGTTGCTGCAAGAATCTCCAaaacctataaaaaaaaatacaagaaaaatgaagccgttgatgatgatgaagatcaATCTAATTATGACTATGTGCCTCGAGGGTCTTGCGATAATCGGAGATCTGAAAATAAATAAGGTTGTTTGTTTCCAAAGGATTCTTCTTCTGTTTCATTTTCTCTGTTTGTAATGGTGAATATATGtacatgtatttatatatactaGAAATATGGCCCGCATGTTGCTGCGGGGTTAGTAACcgtataaaaaaaacatattttgaagTTATAAGAGATTATTAAAGAAGGTTCAtgtatatttacactaaaagatGTTTGAGCtttttgaaagaatttttaCATGAAGATcagaaattgggtgaatgaagCTCTTGGAATCCTTTGAACCACTCTATGAATAGCATGACCTGTGAGTGATTGATAAtgtaacaaaaattagtaaaagaGAGTGTAAGAGTATTACATATAAAACTATATTATTGGAAACACTTTATGGAAAGCTGTAGTTGTTGTGCtttggctgattatcttcaccaacatacaaacccacagttgaatagtttaaaatacaagaaatta encodes:
- the LOC137708507 gene encoding lysine histidine transporter 1-like codes for the protein MGTQAPTDEIEEKLAKQKKIEEWLPITASRNAKWWYSAFHNVTAMVGAGVLSLPYAMANLGWGPGVVILVLSWIITLYTLWQMVEMHEMVPGKRFDRYHELGQYAFGEKLGLYIVVPQQLIVEVGVNIVYMVTGGKSLQKVHNSVCSDCKKIKLTYFIMIFASVHFVLSHLPNFNSISGVSLAAAVMSLSYSTIAWGASVDKGVVDNVAYGYKATSASGTVLNFFTSLGHVAFAYAGHNVVLEIQATIPSTPEKPSKGPMWRGVIVAYIVVALCYFPVALVGFYVFGNTVEDNILISLEKPAWLIAVANMFVVIHVIGSYQIYAMPVFDMIEAVLVKKLNFAPTRTLRFISRNIYVAFTMFIGITFPFFGGLLGFFGGFAFAPTTYFLPCVMWLAIYKPRKFSLSWWCNYTCIFLGVLLMVLSPIGGLRSIIMQAKTYKFYS